A genome region from Astyanax mexicanus isolate ESR-SI-001 chromosome 19, AstMex3_surface, whole genome shotgun sequence includes the following:
- the pdlim7 gene encoding PDZ and LIM domain protein 7 isoform X4: MSGDTKEAMNIYCVTLAGPAPWGFRLQGGKDFSMPLTVSRLTPGGKAAQAGVGVGDWVVSISETNAEEMTHVEAQNKIRAATDSLTLTLSRAFQPGGGEQKQPEIMDNRGEVYFDEFYPEKHSLRVEPPCFIPNDRSKKRLIEDTQDWQPRTGTTQSRSFRILAQLTGTDFMQDPDDETMKRSSHGVTPCPPTTKPAPKPEPARAPAKPANSTGPSCRPPWVTDPNFAERYHPDKTSTVVTQHSQPAQPTPMQNRSSILQAAQQNPAESTGRTPLCGACNKIIRGRYVVALGRSWHPEEFTCCQCRVMLDEGGFFEEKGSVYCTKCYDNRYAPNCDKCKKKITGEIMHALKMTYHVQCFLCAACKTPIRNQAFYMEEGEPYCERDYEKMFGTKCHGCDFKIDAGDRFLEALGYSWHDTCFVCALCHINLEGKTFYSKKDKPLCKGHAFSPL, encoded by the exons ctgACTCCTGGAGGAAAGGCCGCTCAGGCCGGAGTGGGCGTGGGGGACTGGGTCGTGTCCATCTCAGAGACCAACGCTGAGGAGATGACTCACGTGGAGGCGCAGAACAAGATCAGAGCAGCAACCGACTCCCTCACTCTGACACTCAGcag aGCTTTCCAGCCTGGTGGAGGTGAACAGAAG CAGCCGGAGATTATGGACAA TAGAGGCGAGGTCTACTTTGACGAGTTTTACCCTGAGAA GCACAGTCTGCGGGTGGAGCCCCCCTGCTTCATCCCCAACGACCGCAGTAAGAAGCGTCTGATCGAGGACACGCAGGACTGGCAACCTCGCACCGGCACCACACAGTCCCGCTCCTTCCGCATCCTCGCCCAGCTCACAGGAACCGATTTCA TGCAGGACCCGGATGATGAGACCATGAAGAGGTCCAG CCACGGAGTCACGCCCTGCCCCCCCACCACCAAACCAGCACCCAAACCCGAACCGGCCAGAG CTCCAGCCAAACCTGCTAACTCCACCGGTCCATCCTGTCGGCCCCCGTGGGTAACAGACCCGAACTTCGCCGAGCGGTACCACCCGGACAAGACCAGCACGGTGGTGACCCAGCACAGCCAGCCGGCCCAGCCCACGCCCATGCAGAACCGCAGCTCCATCCTGCAGGCGGCGCAGCAGAACCCGGCCGAGAGCACCGGCCGCACCCCGCTCTGCGGAGCCTGCAACAAGATCATCAG GGGGCGCTACGTGGTGGCGCTGGGCCGCTCCTGGCACCCGGAGGAGTTTACGTGCTGCCAGTGTCGGGTGATGCTGGACGAGGGGGGGTTCTTCGAGGAGAAGGGCTCTGTTTACTGCACCAAGTGCTACGACAATCGCTACGCCCCCAACTGCGACAAATGCAAGAAGAAGATAACCGGA GAGATCATGCACGCCCTGAAGATGACCTACCACGTCCAGTGCTTCCTGTGCGCCGCCTGCAAAACGCCCATCAGGAACCAGGCCTTCTACATGGAGGAGGGCGAGCCTTACTGCGAGAGAG ACTATGAAAAGATGTTTGGCACCAAATGCCACGGCTGCGACTTCAAGATCGATGCGGGCGACCGCTTTCTGGAGGCCCTGGGCTACAGCTGGCACGACACGTGCTTCGTCTGCGCT CTTTGCCATATCAATCTGGAGGGGAAGACGTTCTATTCGAAGAAGGATAAGCCTCTGTGTAAAGGTCACGCCTTCTCTCCTCTCTGA
- the pdlim7 gene encoding PDZ and LIM domain protein 7 isoform X2, with amino-acid sequence MNIYCVTLAGPAPWGFRLQGGKDFSMPLTVSRLTPGGKAAQAGVGVGDWVVSISETNAEEMTHVEAQNKIRAATDSLTLTLSRAFQPGGGEQKGSLAPVPSQPKYSFTPSSSINKMARPFSSSSSSAAANNSSTGPVIKPVAYSAKFNPAASNPGTPAAASTPQSHNGHGVTPCPPTTKPAPKPEPARAPAKPANSTGPSCRPPWVTDPNFAERYHPDKTSTVVTQHSQPAQPTPMQNRSSILQAAQQNPAESTGRTPLCGACNKIIRGRYVVALGRSWHPEEFTCCQCRVMLDEGGFFEEKGSVYCTKCYDNRYAPNCDKCKKKITGEIMHALKMTYHVQCFLCAACKTPIRNQAFYMEEGEPYCERDYEKMFGTKCHGCDFKIDAGDRFLEALGYSWHDTCFVCALCHINLEGKTFYSKKDKPLCKGHAFSPL; translated from the exons ctgACTCCTGGAGGAAAGGCCGCTCAGGCCGGAGTGGGCGTGGGGGACTGGGTCGTGTCCATCTCAGAGACCAACGCTGAGGAGATGACTCACGTGGAGGCGCAGAACAAGATCAGAGCAGCAACCGACTCCCTCACTCTGACACTCAGcag aGCTTTCCAGCCTGGTGGAGGTGAACAGAAG GGTTCGCTTGCTCCTGTACCCAGCCAGCCTAAGTACTCCTTCACGCCAAGCAGCAGCATAAACAAGATGGCGCGGccgttctcctcctcctcctcctccgccgccGCTAATAACTCCAGCACAGGGCCCGTCATCAAACCGGTGGCGTACTCGGCCAAGTTTAACCCCGCTGCCTCTAACCCCGGCACGCCGGCGGCGGCCAGCACGCCACAGTCCCACAATGG CCACGGAGTCACGCCCTGCCCCCCCACCACCAAACCAGCACCCAAACCCGAACCGGCCAGAG CTCCAGCCAAACCTGCTAACTCCACCGGTCCATCCTGTCGGCCCCCGTGGGTAACAGACCCGAACTTCGCCGAGCGGTACCACCCGGACAAGACCAGCACGGTGGTGACCCAGCACAGCCAGCCGGCCCAGCCCACGCCCATGCAGAACCGCAGCTCCATCCTGCAGGCGGCGCAGCAGAACCCGGCCGAGAGCACCGGCCGCACCCCGCTCTGCGGAGCCTGCAACAAGATCATCAG GGGGCGCTACGTGGTGGCGCTGGGCCGCTCCTGGCACCCGGAGGAGTTTACGTGCTGCCAGTGTCGGGTGATGCTGGACGAGGGGGGGTTCTTCGAGGAGAAGGGCTCTGTTTACTGCACCAAGTGCTACGACAATCGCTACGCCCCCAACTGCGACAAATGCAAGAAGAAGATAACCGGA GAGATCATGCACGCCCTGAAGATGACCTACCACGTCCAGTGCTTCCTGTGCGCCGCCTGCAAAACGCCCATCAGGAACCAGGCCTTCTACATGGAGGAGGGCGAGCCTTACTGCGAGAGAG ACTATGAAAAGATGTTTGGCACCAAATGCCACGGCTGCGACTTCAAGATCGATGCGGGCGACCGCTTTCTGGAGGCCCTGGGCTACAGCTGGCACGACACGTGCTTCGTCTGCGCT CTTTGCCATATCAATCTGGAGGGGAAGACGTTCTATTCGAAGAAGGATAAGCCTCTGTGTAAAGGTCACGCCTTCTCTCCTCTCTGA
- the pdlim7 gene encoding PDZ and LIM domain protein 7 isoform X3, with amino-acid sequence MSGDTKEAMNIYCVTLAGPAPWGFRLQGGKDFSMPLTVSRLTPGGKAAQAGVGVGDWVVSISETNAEEMTHVEAQNKIRAATDSLTLTLSRAFQPGGGEQKGSLAPVPSQPKYSFTPSSSINKMARPFSSSSSSAAANNSSTGPVIKPVAYSAKFNPAASNPGTPAAASTPQSHNGHGVTPCPPTTKPAPKPEPARAPAPAKPANSTGPSCRPPWVTDPNFAERYHPDKTSTVVTQHSQPAQPTPMQNRSSILQAAQQNPAESTGRTPLCGACNKIIRGRYVVALGRSWHPEEFTCCQCRVMLDEGGFFEEKGSVYCTKCYDNRYAPNCDKCKKKITGEIMHALKMTYHVQCFLCAACKTPIRNQAFYMEEGEPYCERDYEKMFGTKCHGCDFKIDAGDRFLEALGYSWHDTCFVCALCHINLEGKTFYSKKDKPLCKGHAFSPL; translated from the exons ctgACTCCTGGAGGAAAGGCCGCTCAGGCCGGAGTGGGCGTGGGGGACTGGGTCGTGTCCATCTCAGAGACCAACGCTGAGGAGATGACTCACGTGGAGGCGCAGAACAAGATCAGAGCAGCAACCGACTCCCTCACTCTGACACTCAGcag aGCTTTCCAGCCTGGTGGAGGTGAACAGAAG GGTTCGCTTGCTCCTGTACCCAGCCAGCCTAAGTACTCCTTCACGCCAAGCAGCAGCATAAACAAGATGGCGCGGccgttctcctcctcctcctcctccgccgccGCTAATAACTCCAGCACAGGGCCCGTCATCAAACCGGTGGCGTACTCGGCCAAGTTTAACCCCGCTGCCTCTAACCCCGGCACGCCGGCGGCGGCCAGCACGCCACAGTCCCACAATGG CCACGGAGTCACGCCCTGCCCCCCCACCACCAAACCAGCACCCAAACCCGAACCGGCCAGAG CTCCAGCTCCAGCCAAACCTGCTAACTCCACCGGTCCATCCTGTCGGCCCCCGTGGGTAACAGACCCGAACTTCGCCGAGCGGTACCACCCGGACAAGACCAGCACGGTGGTGACCCAGCACAGCCAGCCGGCCCAGCCCACGCCCATGCAGAACCGCAGCTCCATCCTGCAGGCGGCGCAGCAGAACCCGGCCGAGAGCACCGGCCGCACCCCGCTCTGCGGAGCCTGCAACAAGATCATCAG GGGGCGCTACGTGGTGGCGCTGGGCCGCTCCTGGCACCCGGAGGAGTTTACGTGCTGCCAGTGTCGGGTGATGCTGGACGAGGGGGGGTTCTTCGAGGAGAAGGGCTCTGTTTACTGCACCAAGTGCTACGACAATCGCTACGCCCCCAACTGCGACAAATGCAAGAAGAAGATAACCGGA GAGATCATGCACGCCCTGAAGATGACCTACCACGTCCAGTGCTTCCTGTGCGCCGCCTGCAAAACGCCCATCAGGAACCAGGCCTTCTACATGGAGGAGGGCGAGCCTTACTGCGAGAGAG ACTATGAAAAGATGTTTGGCACCAAATGCCACGGCTGCGACTTCAAGATCGATGCGGGCGACCGCTTTCTGGAGGCCCTGGGCTACAGCTGGCACGACACGTGCTTCGTCTGCGCT CTTTGCCATATCAATCTGGAGGGGAAGACGTTCTATTCGAAGAAGGATAAGCCTCTGTGTAAAGGTCACGCCTTCTCTCCTCTCTGA
- the pdlim7 gene encoding PDZ and LIM domain protein 7 isoform X1 translates to MNIYCVTLAGPAPWGFRLQGGKDFSMPLTVSRLTPGGKAAQAGVGVGDWVVSISETNAEEMTHVEAQNKIRAATDSLTLTLSRAFQPGGGEQKGSLAPVPSQPKYSFTPSSSINKMARPFSSSSSSAAANNSSTGPVIKPVAYSAKFNPAASNPGTPAAASTPQSHNGHGVTPCPPTTKPAPKPEPARAPAPAKPANSTGPSCRPPWVTDPNFAERYHPDKTSTVVTQHSQPAQPTPMQNRSSILQAAQQNPAESTGRTPLCGACNKIIRGRYVVALGRSWHPEEFTCCQCRVMLDEGGFFEEKGSVYCTKCYDNRYAPNCDKCKKKITGEIMHALKMTYHVQCFLCAACKTPIRNQAFYMEEGEPYCERDYEKMFGTKCHGCDFKIDAGDRFLEALGYSWHDTCFVCALCHINLEGKTFYSKKDKPLCKGHAFSPL, encoded by the exons ctgACTCCTGGAGGAAAGGCCGCTCAGGCCGGAGTGGGCGTGGGGGACTGGGTCGTGTCCATCTCAGAGACCAACGCTGAGGAGATGACTCACGTGGAGGCGCAGAACAAGATCAGAGCAGCAACCGACTCCCTCACTCTGACACTCAGcag aGCTTTCCAGCCTGGTGGAGGTGAACAGAAG GGTTCGCTTGCTCCTGTACCCAGCCAGCCTAAGTACTCCTTCACGCCAAGCAGCAGCATAAACAAGATGGCGCGGccgttctcctcctcctcctcctccgccgccGCTAATAACTCCAGCACAGGGCCCGTCATCAAACCGGTGGCGTACTCGGCCAAGTTTAACCCCGCTGCCTCTAACCCCGGCACGCCGGCGGCGGCCAGCACGCCACAGTCCCACAATGG CCACGGAGTCACGCCCTGCCCCCCCACCACCAAACCAGCACCCAAACCCGAACCGGCCAGAG CTCCAGCTCCAGCCAAACCTGCTAACTCCACCGGTCCATCCTGTCGGCCCCCGTGGGTAACAGACCCGAACTTCGCCGAGCGGTACCACCCGGACAAGACCAGCACGGTGGTGACCCAGCACAGCCAGCCGGCCCAGCCCACGCCCATGCAGAACCGCAGCTCCATCCTGCAGGCGGCGCAGCAGAACCCGGCCGAGAGCACCGGCCGCACCCCGCTCTGCGGAGCCTGCAACAAGATCATCAG GGGGCGCTACGTGGTGGCGCTGGGCCGCTCCTGGCACCCGGAGGAGTTTACGTGCTGCCAGTGTCGGGTGATGCTGGACGAGGGGGGGTTCTTCGAGGAGAAGGGCTCTGTTTACTGCACCAAGTGCTACGACAATCGCTACGCCCCCAACTGCGACAAATGCAAGAAGAAGATAACCGGA GAGATCATGCACGCCCTGAAGATGACCTACCACGTCCAGTGCTTCCTGTGCGCCGCCTGCAAAACGCCCATCAGGAACCAGGCCTTCTACATGGAGGAGGGCGAGCCTTACTGCGAGAGAG ACTATGAAAAGATGTTTGGCACCAAATGCCACGGCTGCGACTTCAAGATCGATGCGGGCGACCGCTTTCTGGAGGCCCTGGGCTACAGCTGGCACGACACGTGCTTCGTCTGCGCT CTTTGCCATATCAATCTGGAGGGGAAGACGTTCTATTCGAAGAAGGATAAGCCTCTGTGTAAAGGTCACGCCTTCTCTCCTCTCTGA